In Deltaproteobacteria bacterium, the following proteins share a genomic window:
- a CDS encoding DMT family transporter, with the protein MYRAQLSWRPVAVLLGLSLVWGANMAIVKIGTLEISPLFMAGIRSLVAAFCLYAWMKFKKISLYPSKAVLIHGVVIGAMFGTEFGLVYVGLQHTTASRTYVLLYSAPFFVALGAHFFLKGDLLNSWKVSGLILAFCGVVLLFIGDMGNFGPGALSGDIMALLAGALWGGTTVYIKRFMADRTIPLQTLFYQVSFSAPLLLGMGVLLENPLISGFSRMTAFSVFYQCIIIAFLSYLVWFELIHHHPVSLLHGFSFFTPVFGVFLSGALMLGEIMNPKLLAALGLVSVGMVLVNRKPAPRVIPSNRDL; encoded by the coding sequence ATGTATAGAGCCCAACTCAGTTGGAGACCCGTGGCCGTCCTGTTGGGCCTCTCGCTCGTTTGGGGCGCCAACATGGCCATTGTAAAAATCGGAACCCTGGAAATCTCCCCCCTGTTCATGGCGGGAATTCGCTCCCTTGTGGCTGCTTTCTGCCTCTATGCCTGGATGAAGTTCAAGAAAATATCCCTTTACCCTTCGAAGGCCGTTCTCATCCATGGAGTCGTGATCGGGGCCATGTTCGGCACGGAGTTCGGACTGGTATATGTGGGGCTCCAGCACACAACGGCATCCAGGACCTATGTCCTTCTTTACTCAGCCCCCTTTTTCGTGGCCCTCGGAGCTCATTTTTTCCTGAAAGGTGATCTGCTCAATTCCTGGAAGGTTTCGGGCCTTATCTTGGCCTTTTGCGGAGTCGTCCTGCTTTTCATCGGTGACATGGGAAATTTCGGTCCCGGCGCACTTTCAGGCGATATCATGGCGCTCCTGGCGGGGGCCCTGTGGGGGGGCACCACTGTTTATATCAAGAGATTCATGGCCGATCGAACGATTCCCTTGCAGACCCTATTTTACCAGGTGTCCTTTTCTGCTCCCCTGTTGCTCGGCATGGGTGTGCTGTTGGAGAATCCCCTGATTTCAGGTTTCTCCCGGATGACTGCCTTCTCGGTGTTCTACCAGTGTATCATTATCGCCTTCCTGAGTTACCTGGTTTGGTTCGAATTGATCCACCATCATCCAGTAAGCCTTCTCCATGGTTTTTCTTTTTTTACACCGGTCTTCGGCGTCTTCCTGAGCGGCGCTTTGATGTTGGGGGAAATCATGAACCCGAAGCTTTTAGCAGCCCTTGGGCTTGTGAGCGTGGGAATGGTCCTGGTGAACCGCAAACCAGCCCCCCGGGTTATCCCGTCAAATCGAGACCTTTGA
- a CDS encoding HDOD domain-containing protein, which translates to MEIAAMNTVLVANRDLEECKQIKKALGDMYKVLMVTKASDLADLRSKADLAVLDQNFTDRSGIDALPRLLENSYIPVLMVTAPDDPRCAIEAVRLGAYNYLVKTEGYLDLLYYSIKEAIEKYNEREEMLRTINALKQRIAELEKRLESTTTWEGIPATTEDRAGLIEAITSRFRRGEINLPSYPKINSQFRILIEEGAPIGRITRLLKQDVGISSKLLSISNSPYYCGLHKNKTLEQAVSRLGLKTTKNYVEIISNRSLYTTNNEKYKEPLKRLWKHSLSCAYASEIISRHLQMETPDEVFTMGLMHDIGKLLLMQVAIELETNGAFGGGIDRKELIHTLDAYHGSFGSSLLKKWNFPQQYSDIAQYHHNPDKTNSISKELMVVHLANLLSRHMGYSLDVTDGVDLENAVSLKFLDIDLDILQRIEGKVSALMHNAASI; encoded by the coding sequence ATGGAGATTGCCGCGATGAACACCGTACTTGTTGCCAATCGTGACTTGGAGGAGTGCAAACAAATCAAAAAGGCCCTGGGGGACATGTATAAGGTCCTTATGGTCACCAAGGCTTCAGACCTGGCAGACCTTCGGTCTAAAGCGGACCTCGCAGTCCTGGACCAAAATTTCACAGACCGCTCTGGAATCGATGCGCTCCCACGACTCCTCGAAAATTCATATATCCCTGTCCTAATGGTCACGGCACCTGATGACCCCCGCTGCGCCATCGAGGCCGTGCGGCTCGGTGCCTACAATTACCTCGTGAAGACCGAGGGCTATCTTGATCTACTTTATTATTCCATCAAGGAGGCAATCGAGAAATACAACGAACGGGAGGAAATGCTCCGGACCATCAACGCCTTAAAACAGCGCATCGCCGAGTTGGAAAAACGGCTTGAATCGACGACGACCTGGGAAGGAATCCCTGCTACAACGGAAGACCGGGCGGGTCTCATCGAGGCCATTACCTCCCGATTCAGAAGGGGTGAAATCAATCTCCCGTCCTATCCAAAAATCAATTCTCAGTTCAGAATATTGATAGAAGAAGGGGCCCCCATCGGCCGGATAACCCGCCTACTCAAGCAAGATGTAGGAATTTCCTCCAAGCTCCTAAGCATATCCAATTCGCCATACTACTGCGGCCTTCACAAGAACAAAACATTGGAGCAGGCCGTAAGCCGCCTGGGACTCAAGACCACCAAGAACTACGTGGAAATCATCTCGAACCGAAGTCTTTATACAACCAACAACGAGAAGTACAAGGAACCCCTTAAAAGACTATGGAAGCATTCCTTGTCTTGCGCCTATGCCTCCGAGATCATATCACGCCATCTTCAAATGGAGACCCCCGACGAGGTCTTCACCATGGGCCTTATGCATGATATCGGGAAGCTCCTCCTGATGCAGGTGGCGATTGAACTGGAGACCAATGGGGCTTTTGGTGGAGGGATTGACCGGAAGGAGCTCATCCATACATTGGATGCCTATCACGGCAGTTTCGGAAGTTCTTTGTTAAAAAAATGGAACTTTCCACAACAGTATTCCGATATCGCCCAATACCATCACAATCCCGACAAGACGAACAGCATTTCAAAGGAACTCATGGTGGTCCACCTGGCGAATCTTCTTTCCAGGCACATGGGTTATTCCCTGGACGTTACGGACGGCGTTGATCTTGAAAACGCCGTGTCCCTCAAGTTCCTGGATATCGACCTCGATATTCTCCAGCGGATTGAAGGAAAGGTATCGGCCCTTATGCACAACGCCGCTTCCATCTAG